One Rhodococcus sp. P1Y DNA window includes the following coding sequences:
- a CDS encoding class I adenylate-forming enzyme family protein, whose protein sequence is MNVAMLLEMASATWPHDTAVVECSERVRRMNYGDLASWSAGGATVAAEQNADAILFVGVNGIAMPVALFAAARLGIPFVPLNYRLADDKLAELIAEFDRPLIIADEPGRIRSTGKTLTRQQWLDQVATAEPLEARDVDPESTAVLLYTSGTTSAPKAAVLRNRHLASYILGTVEFASAGPDQANLVSVPPYHIAAVANLLSNVYAGRRLVYLDRFDPEAWLDMADAEGVTHAMLVPTMLSRICDYLVEYDQKAPPVVSMSYGGARMPVSVLEQALEAFPNTGFVNAYGLTETASTIALLGPDDHRAAFATDDPAVRARLGSVGRPVPGVTICVFDENDVECAPYVRGELRVRGPQVSGEYRGKGSLLSSDGWFHTRDLAYLDDAGYVFVEGRMDDTIIRGGENLAPAEIEEVIVANPSVMDAGVVGVEDAEWGQRIVAHVVTYPGMSLTENEVKDWVRARLRSSKTPDGVVFRDELPRTDTGKLMRRLM, encoded by the coding sequence GTGAACGTTGCAATGCTACTCGAGATGGCCAGCGCTACCTGGCCGCACGATACGGCGGTGGTCGAATGCTCCGAGCGTGTTCGACGGATGAACTACGGTGACCTGGCTTCGTGGTCCGCAGGTGGCGCGACGGTCGCTGCCGAACAGAATGCCGATGCCATCCTGTTCGTCGGTGTGAACGGAATTGCCATGCCCGTTGCACTGTTTGCGGCGGCGCGCCTCGGTATCCCATTCGTGCCGTTAAACTACCGACTGGCCGACGACAAGCTCGCCGAGCTCATCGCCGAGTTCGACAGGCCGTTGATCATCGCAGATGAACCCGGGCGTATTCGGTCGACCGGAAAGACGCTGACACGACAGCAATGGCTCGACCAGGTAGCTACGGCCGAACCGCTCGAGGCTCGCGACGTAGACCCTGAGTCGACGGCAGTTCTGCTGTACACGAGTGGCACGACGTCGGCACCGAAGGCAGCGGTACTTCGTAACCGTCACCTCGCCTCGTACATTCTGGGCACGGTGGAGTTCGCATCGGCCGGACCCGACCAGGCGAACCTGGTCAGCGTCCCTCCTTATCACATCGCTGCAGTGGCGAATCTGCTGTCCAATGTGTACGCAGGGCGTCGCCTCGTCTACCTGGATCGATTCGACCCGGAGGCGTGGTTGGACATGGCCGATGCGGAGGGCGTCACTCACGCCATGCTCGTGCCCACCATGCTGTCGCGAATCTGCGACTACCTCGTCGAATACGATCAGAAGGCCCCGCCCGTCGTGTCGATGTCGTACGGGGGCGCGCGGATGCCGGTAAGTGTCCTCGAACAAGCGCTGGAAGCCTTCCCGAACACGGGCTTCGTCAACGCCTACGGACTGACCGAAACTGCGTCGACCATTGCGTTGCTCGGACCCGACGATCACCGGGCCGCGTTCGCAACCGACGATCCCGCTGTGCGGGCTCGCCTGGGCTCCGTCGGTCGTCCAGTACCGGGAGTGACCATCTGCGTGTTCGACGAGAACGACGTCGAATGTGCGCCGTACGTACGTGGGGAGCTGCGCGTGCGTGGCCCGCAGGTGTCGGGTGAATACCGGGGCAAAGGCAGTTTGCTGTCCTCGGACGGGTGGTTTCACACTCGCGACCTGGCGTACTTGGACGACGCGGGATACGTATTCGTCGAAGGACGAATGGACGACACCATCATCAGAGGCGGCGAGAACCTTGCACCTGCCGAGATCGAAGAGGTCATCGTCGCGAACCCCTCCGTAATGGATGCGGGTGTAGTCGGCGTCGAGGACGCGGAGTGGGGTCAACGCATCGTCGCCCATGTGGTGACGTATCCGGGAATGTCGCTGACGGAAAACGAGGTCAAAGACTGGGTTCGGGCACGGTTGCGATCGTCGAAGACTCCGGATGGAGTGGTGTTTCGAGACGAACTGCCGCGAACCGACACCGGAAAACTCATGCGTCGCCTGATGTGA
- a CDS encoding alpha/beta hydrolase: protein MIGPPQPFEVKIEGATMSGLISVAEEPRAVIVALHGGATTPEYYDAPGHPRHSLLRLGAALGLTVVAPDRPGYGASRGMMGDDVSPARQVDMTFAGLHEVLKHREKGAGLFLLGHSQGCVLAMRMAADPRGSAILGLEIAGTGVELNARAHSARRAARQGGERSGLRNLLWEPAYLYEGRSRVLSSAPAFEGVDASTWPTEFAVLAPEISVPVRISLGDHEFWWQEPPAGLSAMANLFVRSERVVTHEQYQSGHNTSLGISALAYHLTTIAFVEECLLTHDRISGEHTEMEIFNA from the coding sequence ATGATCGGACCGCCGCAGCCCTTCGAGGTGAAGATCGAGGGGGCGACTATGTCCGGACTGATCTCGGTTGCCGAGGAACCTCGAGCTGTGATCGTGGCTTTGCATGGCGGAGCGACTACTCCGGAATACTACGACGCACCGGGCCACCCGCGGCACTCATTGCTCCGTCTGGGCGCTGCCCTGGGGCTGACCGTGGTCGCGCCGGATCGCCCCGGGTACGGTGCGTCGCGCGGGATGATGGGTGACGATGTCAGCCCCGCGCGCCAGGTGGACATGACTTTTGCCGGCCTGCACGAAGTGTTGAAGCACCGAGAAAAGGGCGCAGGGTTGTTCCTGCTCGGGCATTCCCAGGGCTGTGTTCTGGCGATGCGAATGGCAGCGGATCCCCGGGGTTCCGCCATTCTGGGTCTCGAGATCGCCGGCACGGGCGTAGAGCTCAACGCTCGCGCCCACTCGGCTCGTCGAGCAGCACGGCAAGGGGGTGAACGAAGTGGTTTGCGAAACCTGTTGTGGGAGCCCGCGTATCTCTACGAAGGACGATCCCGAGTGCTGAGTTCCGCACCCGCGTTCGAGGGAGTCGATGCGTCGACCTGGCCGACGGAGTTCGCCGTTCTGGCGCCCGAAATCTCTGTGCCGGTTCGAATAAGCCTCGGAGACCATGAGTTCTGGTGGCAAGAACCGCCCGCTGGTCTCAGCGCCATGGCGAACCTGTTCGTGCGATCCGAGCGCGTAGTGACGCACGAGCAATATCAATCGGGCCACAACACGAGTCTCGGTATTTCGGCGCTCGCTTACCACCTGACGACAATCGCGTTCGTCGAAGAATGCTTGCTGACGCACGACCGCATCAGCGGTGAACACACAGAGATGGAGATCTTCAATGCCTGA
- a CDS encoding SDR family NAD(P)-dependent oxidoreductase, with product MFRLDGRTALVTGAGRGVGAEIALVLAQQGAHVAINDIDRGRAEDSVSRIEAAGGRAAAVVADVTDAGAVRAMVAQVAAELGPIDILVNNAGLPADGMRMLRFEESTPADWEAVLRINVYGVLQCSHAVLAGMRQRGWGRIVTISSDSGRTGEARMAVYAASKAAGAGFTRSLAKEVGPDGITCNTVSLGTIQPPGTATDDERLATHRRRYPTRRLGTPGDVAATVLWLASDTGSWITGQTIPVNGGYATS from the coding sequence ATGTTTCGATTGGATGGCAGGACCGCGTTGGTCACCGGGGCAGGCCGAGGCGTCGGTGCCGAAATCGCCCTGGTGCTTGCTCAGCAGGGCGCCCACGTGGCTATCAACGACATCGACCGGGGTCGAGCAGAGGATTCTGTATCGCGAATAGAGGCCGCCGGCGGGCGAGCGGCCGCCGTCGTCGCCGATGTCACCGATGCGGGTGCAGTACGCGCGATGGTGGCCCAGGTGGCAGCTGAACTGGGACCCATCGACATTCTCGTCAACAATGCAGGGCTGCCCGCGGACGGCATGAGGATGCTTCGGTTCGAAGAAAGCACACCGGCGGACTGGGAGGCTGTGCTGCGCATCAATGTTTACGGCGTACTGCAGTGCAGCCATGCAGTTCTCGCCGGAATGAGACAACGCGGATGGGGTCGAATCGTCACCATTTCGTCCGATTCCGGGCGTACGGGCGAGGCTCGCATGGCGGTGTATGCAGCATCGAAGGCCGCGGGAGCAGGCTTCACCAGGTCCCTCGCGAAGGAAGTCGGTCCGGACGGAATAACCTGCAACACAGTGTCTCTGGGGACGATTCAACCTCCGGGAACAGCTACCGACGACGAGCGGCTGGCGACGCACCGTCGGCGCTACCCGACCCGCCGACTCGGCACTCCCGGCGACGTCGCCGCGACCGTCCTGTGGCTGGCGTCCGATACCGGTAGCTGGATCACCGGACAGACGATCCCGGTCAACGGCGGATACGCCACCAGCTGA
- a CDS encoding acyl-CoA dehydrogenase family protein, which translates to MDFSAFELDDELRNFWIEVNDFFDQHATDEVYEEEHRTGSGYNNDLHEAMGKRGWLTPAWSLDEGGAELDALRQRLLKLEMDRRDPPHVTLSTTSMTVAVVRANGSEKLKEKVLPGVASGQIRICLGYTEPDGGSDLAGVRTKATRVDGGWVINGAKMFTTGAHNCQYSMLVTRTNPDVPKHRGITIFLVPLDGPGVEIQPIATLGGERTNAVFYDNVFIDDDHRLGPVDQGWAVMSAPLDSEHGVKAADGLAEINGGAPYEAALRKLLFHAVRWAKTPDVEGIVHFDKPEVRVQLAEIALDVETIRNAPGPMGRVISSEKLIERSADILDLVGPDALLPRGAQGAVEDGILEWGNRFAQGTAIYGGTTDVARNIVAQHMLKLPRPPKIG; encoded by the coding sequence ATGGATTTCAGTGCCTTCGAGCTCGACGACGAATTACGCAACTTCTGGATCGAGGTCAACGATTTCTTCGACCAGCACGCCACAGACGAGGTCTACGAAGAAGAACACCGGACCGGATCCGGCTACAACAACGATTTGCACGAGGCGATGGGAAAACGCGGTTGGCTGACGCCTGCCTGGTCGCTCGACGAAGGTGGCGCCGAGCTCGACGCGCTGCGTCAGCGCCTTCTCAAGCTCGAGATGGACCGACGTGATCCACCCCACGTAACGCTGTCAACGACGAGTATGACTGTCGCAGTCGTTCGCGCGAACGGCAGCGAGAAGCTGAAGGAAAAAGTTCTGCCCGGCGTGGCATCGGGTCAGATCAGGATTTGTCTCGGCTATACCGAGCCCGACGGCGGATCCGACCTTGCGGGTGTACGAACCAAGGCGACTCGGGTGGACGGTGGCTGGGTCATCAACGGCGCCAAAATGTTCACGACCGGCGCTCACAATTGCCAATACAGCATGTTGGTCACCCGAACCAACCCCGACGTGCCCAAGCATCGCGGCATCACTATCTTCCTCGTGCCGCTCGATGGGCCCGGCGTGGAGATTCAGCCGATCGCGACCCTGGGCGGCGAGCGCACCAATGCTGTCTTCTACGACAACGTCTTCATCGACGACGATCATCGTTTGGGGCCGGTGGACCAGGGCTGGGCGGTGATGAGTGCACCGCTCGATTCGGAACACGGCGTCAAGGCTGCCGATGGGTTGGCCGAAATCAACGGCGGCGCACCGTACGAAGCAGCACTGCGGAAGCTGCTGTTTCACGCGGTGCGGTGGGCGAAGACGCCCGACGTCGAGGGCATCGTCCATTTCGACAAGCCCGAGGTGCGTGTCCAGTTGGCGGAAATTGCACTGGATGTCGAGACGATTCGTAACGCTCCCGGGCCGATGGGGAGGGTCATCTCCTCCGAAAAGCTGATCGAGCGATCGGCAGACATCTTGGACCTCGTCGGTCCCGACGCGCTGCTGCCGCGCGGCGCCCAAGGGGCTGTCGAAGATGGGATCCTGGAGTGGGGTAACAGGTTCGCACAAGGTACCGCGATTTACGGGGGCACGACGGATGTTGCCCGCAACATCGTGGCACAGCACATGTTGAAGCTGCCGCGCCCGCCGAAAATCGGATGA
- a CDS encoding acyl-CoA dehydrogenase: MAESQQLSVRRNDYSLDEQQEAVRETFEDFFTALCPSSVVRAAEPLGFDPSLWKKALATGVVTMAVAEERGGDGATLIDLALVAEQYGRTLAPIPLIEAITAARMLASVGGNAADELLAEVLAGKTTGTVALHRADKLLDQAVPAGAVADLVLALSGDDLIAVRGVGVPEILPNLAGAPLARLTAFGGERIVLASGDEALKTYAEALRTWKLLTGSALAGSASASVAMGVDFASSRQAFGQFIGTFQAISHSLVDAATLMEASRNLVRKAAWYEEHEPQSDPALVSMAFLAASRAAVKSATVGIHVQGGFGFTNESDMTLHFRRAKGWALLGQRPSADLEIIAESLPWAPHI; this comes from the coding sequence GTGGCGGAATCGCAGCAATTGAGTGTGCGGCGCAACGACTACTCGCTCGATGAGCAGCAGGAGGCGGTGCGAGAAACGTTCGAGGACTTCTTCACGGCACTGTGTCCCAGCTCGGTCGTACGTGCTGCAGAACCGCTGGGCTTCGACCCGAGCTTGTGGAAGAAGGCGCTCGCGACCGGTGTCGTCACCATGGCAGTGGCAGAAGAGCGCGGCGGTGACGGCGCGACGTTGATCGACCTGGCGCTCGTGGCCGAGCAGTACGGGCGCACCCTGGCACCGATACCGCTGATCGAGGCGATCACCGCTGCCCGGATGCTGGCATCCGTCGGAGGGAACGCTGCAGACGAGCTTCTCGCCGAGGTTCTTGCCGGCAAGACCACCGGAACAGTTGCGCTGCACCGCGCCGACAAACTTCTCGACCAGGCGGTACCAGCCGGCGCGGTCGCAGACTTGGTGCTCGCACTCAGTGGCGACGATTTGATTGCTGTCCGAGGTGTAGGCGTGCCGGAAATCTTGCCGAACTTGGCAGGCGCACCACTCGCACGACTGACCGCATTCGGCGGCGAGCGCATCGTCCTCGCAAGCGGTGACGAGGCGCTGAAGACCTATGCCGAAGCCCTGCGCACGTGGAAGTTGTTGACCGGTTCGGCGCTGGCCGGTTCCGCGTCGGCATCGGTGGCAATGGGCGTCGACTTCGCCAGCAGTCGACAAGCATTCGGTCAGTTCATCGGCACGTTCCAGGCCATCTCGCATTCCCTCGTCGACGCCGCGACGCTGATGGAGGCTTCGAGAAACCTGGTCCGAAAAGCAGCGTGGTACGAAGAACACGAGCCGCAGTCCGATCCCGCACTCGTTTCGATGGCATTCCTCGCGGCCTCGAGGGCGGCTGTGAAGTCGGCGACCGTCGGAATCCACGTGCAGGGCGGATTCGGGTTCACGAACGAGTCGGACATGACATTGCACTTCCGTCGCGCCAAGGGGTGGGCACTTCTCGGTCAGCGACCATCCGCGGACCTGGAGATCATTGCCGAGTCGCTGCCCTGGGCCCCTCACATCTGA
- a CDS encoding thiolase family protein: protein MNEAVIVDAVRTPVGTAKKGALRFTTAEDLATHVLTQSVRRSGIDPDSVDDVMLAESYYGGGDLARYAAVAAGMQDVPGLALNRHCAGGLSAVALAAATIRAGMDDIVVAGGVQSSSTAPKSLWPVFGTEDTEIRHAPTFPYRGDARDDTTLSVGWNIAQKYGLTREDMDAWAVRSHHRAIAAIDAGSFDDEIAPIDVTSPDGSVTQFAVDEHPRRTTSIEKAASVKPVHPEIEGFSITAANASGANDAAAALMVTSADKAAALGISAMATVRAWASVGVDPKYTGDGGLQAIDRVLRRADLKISDIHLWEINEAFASVPVAACRQFGIDEDLVNVHGSGCSLGHPIAASGARMLTTLTHELRRRGGGIGVAAMCAGGGQGGAVIVEVH, encoded by the coding sequence ATGAACGAAGCAGTCATCGTCGACGCAGTCAGGACCCCCGTCGGCACCGCGAAAAAGGGAGCACTGCGCTTCACCACTGCCGAAGACCTGGCCACTCACGTCCTGACGCAATCCGTTCGACGGTCGGGAATCGATCCTGACAGCGTCGACGATGTCATGTTGGCCGAGTCCTACTACGGCGGCGGGGATCTAGCTCGGTACGCGGCCGTGGCGGCAGGCATGCAAGACGTCCCCGGCCTCGCGCTGAACCGACACTGCGCCGGCGGCCTCTCTGCTGTGGCGCTGGCTGCAGCCACCATTCGGGCCGGCATGGACGACATCGTGGTGGCAGGCGGAGTGCAATCGTCCTCCACCGCCCCGAAATCGCTGTGGCCCGTCTTCGGCACCGAGGACACCGAAATTCGCCACGCGCCCACCTTCCCGTACAGGGGCGACGCGCGTGACGACACGACGTTGTCGGTCGGCTGGAACATCGCTCAGAAGTACGGCTTGACCCGCGAGGACATGGACGCCTGGGCTGTGCGGTCACATCACCGGGCCATTGCAGCGATCGATGCCGGTAGTTTCGACGACGAGATCGCGCCGATCGACGTTACTTCGCCGGATGGGTCGGTCACCCAGTTCGCAGTCGACGAACATCCGAGGCGAACCACGTCGATAGAAAAGGCTGCGTCGGTGAAACCCGTGCACCCCGAGATCGAAGGGTTTTCGATCACCGCTGCGAATGCCAGCGGAGCCAACGACGCAGCGGCAGCCCTCATGGTGACCAGCGCCGACAAGGCCGCCGCACTCGGCATATCGGCCATGGCGACCGTTCGAGCGTGGGCATCGGTCGGCGTCGACCCCAAGTACACGGGCGACGGGGGCCTGCAGGCAATCGATCGAGTCCTTCGACGCGCAGATCTGAAAATCTCCGACATTCACCTGTGGGAGATAAACGAAGCGTTCGCATCGGTACCCGTCGCGGCTTGCCGTCAATTCGGCATCGACGAGGACCTCGTCAACGTGCACGGTAGCGGATGCAGCCTCGGCCACCCGATCGCAGCAAGCGGTGCCCGAATGCTCACCACCCTTACCCACGAGCTTCGCCGACGTGGGGGCGGCATCGGCGTGGCGGCGATGTGCGCGGGCGGCGGCCAAGGCGGCGCCGTGATCGTCGAAGTGCATTGA
- a CDS encoding SDR family NAD(P)-dependent oxidoreductase, with translation MQLKQSSALVFGGAGGFGEATVRRLVAAGAHVVIADLAEDKGKTLEAELGDGVRFVSTDVTSEDSVKAAVDAAVEFAPLRSCVVVHGGPAAGRRMLNRAGETYALETFRRTVDIFLTGTFNVMSQAAAAMAKNEPGESGQRGVIVTTASIAGFEGQVGQTDYSAAKGGVISLTLTAARDLAPVGVRVMSIAPGTFFTPAFRMTEEDAQAKWGPTVPNPKRMGHVDEYARLAQDIIENDYLNGTVIRIDGALRFNV, from the coding sequence ATGCAACTGAAGCAGTCGTCAGCGCTCGTGTTCGGCGGCGCCGGAGGATTCGGCGAGGCAACCGTGCGGCGCCTCGTCGCAGCCGGCGCACACGTCGTCATCGCCGATCTCGCCGAGGACAAGGGGAAAACCCTCGAAGCCGAACTCGGTGACGGCGTCCGATTCGTCTCGACCGATGTCACGAGCGAAGATTCAGTCAAGGCTGCGGTCGACGCCGCGGTGGAGTTTGCGCCACTACGGTCCTGCGTCGTCGTGCACGGCGGGCCCGCCGCGGGACGACGGATGCTCAATCGTGCCGGGGAGACCTATGCACTGGAGACGTTCCGACGCACGGTCGACATATTCCTGACTGGCACGTTCAACGTGATGAGTCAGGCTGCGGCAGCGATGGCCAAGAACGAGCCCGGAGAATCCGGCCAGCGCGGGGTGATCGTGACCACCGCGAGCATTGCGGGCTTCGAGGGGCAAGTGGGCCAGACGGATTACTCCGCTGCAAAGGGCGGCGTGATCAGCCTGACTCTCACGGCTGCCCGTGACCTGGCACCGGTCGGGGTCAGGGTGATGAGCATCGCGCCGGGAACGTTCTTCACACCCGCTTTCAGAATGACCGAGGAAGACGCGCAGGCCAAGTGGGGGCCGACGGTTCCGAACCCGAAACGTATGGGCCATGTAGACGAATACGCCCGTCTGGCTCAAGACATCATCGAAAACGACTACCTCAACGGCACCGTCATCCGGATCGACGGCGCGTTGCGCTTCAACGTTTGA
- a CDS encoding DoxX family protein, producing MTKLPDSPGLEAVRLLIRGTVGATMVAHGLKHGRSLKGTAGWFGSIGFRQPELQARASAVVEVGAGVALVAGAATPFAAAAVVGTMAVAARSVHAPNGFFITSEGWEYVMNLSVAAIALSGLGPGRWSADRRLGWDRALHGGRATALTTALGLGAAAAQLAAFYRDPETEARP from the coding sequence ATGACCAAGCTCCCCGACAGTCCGGGCCTCGAAGCGGTCCGGCTGCTGATCCGAGGCACCGTGGGCGCAACCATGGTTGCCCACGGCCTCAAACACGGTCGCAGCCTGAAGGGCACTGCCGGGTGGTTCGGTTCCATCGGCTTCCGACAGCCGGAACTGCAGGCCCGCGCCAGCGCTGTCGTCGAGGTGGGTGCAGGGGTTGCGCTCGTCGCGGGTGCTGCTACCCCGTTCGCGGCCGCAGCAGTCGTCGGCACCATGGCTGTCGCTGCGCGATCCGTTCACGCGCCCAACGGATTCTTCATCACGTCCGAGGGATGGGAGTACGTCATGAACCTGTCGGTCGCTGCAATCGCTCTCTCCGGTCTCGGCCCCGGACGGTGGAGCGCCGACCGCCGCTTGGGCTGGGACCGAGCACTGCATGGTGGCCGCGCAACTGCCCTCACCACGGCACTGGGCCTCGGGGCAGCTGCAGCGCAATTGGCGGCGTTCTACCGTGACCCAGAAACGGAAGCCCGGCCATGA
- a CDS encoding NAD(P)/FAD-dependent oxidoreductase has translation MTTAPGHILVIGAGLGGIRTIEALRQQGFTGRLSLVGSETHLPYDRPPLSKQVLSGQWEPEKTRLVNDEALAGLAVDTYLGRPVIQLDGDAVRLSDGASITADIFVIATGSKARRLPGQPEAMTTLRTLDDAITLRSRLTEASSALIVGAGFIGTEIASAAVGHGVSVTMIEAMAVPFARTLGTEVGQLSARLIRENGVDLQCGVALREFVDADSGVALTLEDGSQHRADIGVVGIGGTADVEWLVKTPLIVDNGIRCDSTGRAYGADNVWALGDAAAWLDPVADRHVRCEHWNSTISQARSVAASILGVTPDAQPVPYFWSDQFGLKIQAFGHTAGTDTVEQLHGDGLSGGPVKGTVLGHFADNRLIAVTAFGAPRHAMKYRQHIENGSTRSDTVEVAAGV, from the coding sequence ATGACGACTGCTCCGGGCCACATCCTGGTGATCGGCGCCGGCCTCGGTGGCATTCGAACCATCGAGGCACTTCGGCAACAGGGGTTCACCGGCCGGCTGTCATTGGTCGGTTCGGAGACCCATCTCCCCTATGACAGGCCACCGTTGTCGAAGCAGGTGTTGTCCGGTCAGTGGGAACCCGAGAAGACCCGGCTCGTAAACGACGAAGCGCTGGCCGGGCTGGCGGTCGATACCTACCTCGGCCGACCGGTGATCCAACTGGACGGTGACGCAGTACGCCTATCCGACGGTGCGTCGATCACCGCCGATATCTTCGTCATCGCCACCGGCTCGAAGGCTCGGCGTCTTCCGGGTCAGCCTGAGGCGATGACCACGCTACGGACACTCGACGACGCCATAACGCTGCGGTCACGACTCACCGAGGCAAGCTCCGCCCTCATTGTCGGTGCGGGATTCATCGGAACCGAGATCGCCAGTGCTGCAGTCGGTCACGGTGTCTCGGTCACGATGATCGAAGCAATGGCTGTTCCTTTCGCTCGGACACTCGGAACCGAGGTCGGGCAACTGTCCGCGCGGCTCATCCGTGAGAACGGCGTAGACCTGCAATGCGGTGTTGCCTTGCGGGAGTTCGTCGACGCGGACTCAGGCGTGGCGCTTACGCTCGAAGACGGATCGCAGCACCGAGCCGATATCGGAGTCGTCGGCATCGGCGGCACCGCCGACGTCGAATGGCTGGTGAAGACACCGTTGATCGTCGACAACGGCATCCGATGTGACTCCACTGGCCGTGCCTACGGGGCAGACAATGTGTGGGCACTGGGCGATGCTGCAGCGTGGCTCGATCCAGTCGCGGATCGGCATGTCAGATGCGAGCATTGGAACTCCACCATCTCGCAAGCGAGGTCGGTGGCCGCGTCGATTCTCGGTGTCACTCCGGATGCGCAGCCGGTGCCCTATTTCTGGTCCGACCAGTTCGGTCTGAAGATTCAGGCTTTCGGACATACCGCAGGCACGGACACCGTCGAACAGTTGCATGGCGACGGCCTCTCCGGTGGGCCGGTCAAGGGCACTGTTCTCGGGCACTTCGCCGACAACCGTCTGATTGCCGTTACCGCGTTCGGCGCACCTCGCCATGCGATGAAGTATCGGCAGCACATCGAGAACGGTTCGACCCGTTCCGACACGGTCGAAGTCGCCGCCGGCGTCTGA
- a CDS encoding TetR/AcrR family transcriptional regulator — MSDIKMRSTRASDTREAIMTEAERLFAELGVFAVSNRQVSEAAGQGNNAAVGYHFGTKADLIHAIVKKHMARVDAIRIRHLDERGASKDLRDWLTCLVRPSTDHLAELGNPTWYARFSAQILTDPNLRIIMQDESLASPALQRTLAGMRRCIPDLPSDVRASRGEMARTLMIHVIADQERLMADQRTEKAPTWDEVGTNLIDALFGLWHAPVSR, encoded by the coding sequence GTGAGCGATATCAAGATGCGTTCAACGCGCGCCTCGGACACTCGTGAGGCGATCATGACCGAAGCCGAGCGGTTGTTTGCCGAGCTCGGCGTCTTCGCAGTATCCAACCGGCAGGTCAGCGAGGCCGCGGGGCAGGGGAACAACGCGGCGGTCGGATACCACTTCGGAACCAAAGCAGACTTGATACACGCCATCGTGAAGAAACATATGGCCAGGGTGGACGCCATTCGCATTCGGCATCTCGATGAGCGGGGTGCTTCGAAAGACCTACGTGATTGGCTGACCTGTTTGGTGCGTCCCTCCACGGATCACCTCGCGGAATTGGGCAATCCGACGTGGTATGCGCGCTTCAGTGCTCAGATCCTCACCGACCCGAATTTGCGCATCATCATGCAGGACGAGTCACTCGCCTCGCCGGCGTTGCAGCGAACCTTGGCAGGAATGCGTCGATGTATACCGGATCTCCCGAGCGACGTGCGTGCTTCGCGCGGAGAAATGGCTCGTACGCTCATGATTCACGTGATCGCGGACCAGGAGCGCCTCATGGCAGACCAACGCACCGAGAAGGCACCGACTTGGGACGAGGTCGGTACCAACCTGATCGACGCGCTGTTCGGGCTGTGGCACGCGCCGGTCTCGCGCTGA